The sequence CTGCCGTCTTCCAGCGCCACGTCGATGCGGGTCATGTCCTGATACACCACGCGGCCTGCGCCGATGTTCAGATGCCCCACCTCGGAATTGCCCATATAGCCGCGCGGCAGCCCCACATCGCGCCCGGAGGCAGTCAGTTGGGAATGCGGGCAGCGCGCCATGAGCGCATCCATATTGGGTGTAGCTGCAATATAGGGCGCGTTGCCGGGCCCCGGCTCGGCAATCCCCCAGCCATCAAGAATCAGCAAGAGCGTGGGCGTCATGATTATTCCCCGCTTCGGGCTTCGGCCAGAGATGCGGCCTTGCCCCACAGGGCTTCAAGGCCGTAAAGCTCGCGCACCGGCTCCAGAAAAACGTTGACGACAATGTCGTTCATGTCCACCAGAATCCATTGACCGGCGGTGTAGCCTTCCATGCGCAGATATTCAAAATTGCGCTGGCGGCAAAGTTCGCCCACGCCATCGGCGAGGCTCTGGGCGTGACGCACCGAACCGGCGCTGGCAATGACCAGAGCCTCGGCAAAACCGCCCTGCCCGGCCATATCGATGCTGACCACGCGCGCGGCCTTATGCTCTTCAAGCCACGTGACCACGTCCGCCAGCTTTTCTTCCAGAGGGGCATCCGAATAACGCTTGGGGGCAGTGCCCCCTGCAGGTGAAGAAGAAGTGTTGTTTTCCATACCCTGCACATAACGTAAAGACGGGGCAAGAGCAATGGCGCAGCAAGCCGCCAACGCGCTGAAACGGGCGCGAAATCGCGCCAATCTGTATTGACCGCGCCAGCGCATTGCGGCATACCCAAACGAAGCTTTTCAGGGATCAGCGTCGCGCTTTTGCGCCGCCAAACGCCAGCCGCAGAAGGAGAGGGCCGTGCTTTTCAACATCAAACAGGAAACTCTGCCACGCGAAGAAATGGAGGCGCTGCAACTGCGCCGCCTGCGTGATTTGTGCAACCGCGTCTACGCCAACGTGCCCTTTTATCGCAAACGCTTTGACGAGACGGGCATCACCCCTGCCGACATCAAGTCGCTGGCGGATCTGAAACTGCTGCCCTTTACGGAAAAGCAGGATCTGCGCAACCACTATCCCTATGGCCTTTTTGCGGTTCCCAAGGATCACATTGTGCGCCTGCACGCCTCCAGCGGCACCACTGGCAAATCTGTTGTGGTGGGCTATACCCAGCGCGACCTTGAAACATGGGCGGAGCTGATGGCCCGCAGCCTGGCGGCCGCAGGCGTGGTGCGCTCGGACGTAGTGCATGTGGCCTATGGTTACGGCCTCTTTACCGGCGGGCTTGGCGCGCACTATGGCGCAGAACGCCTTGGCGCCACTGTTGTTCCCGCTTCTGGCGGCGCGACACGGCGTCAGGCCGGTTTGCTGCGCGATTTTGGCGCAACTGTGCTCTGCGCCACGCCTTCATACGGTCTGCATCTGTGGGAAGCGTCCATGGAAGTGGGCGTCAATTTTCGCGATCTGCCCCTGCGCGTGGGTGTGTTCGGTGCCGAGCCGTGGTCTGAAGCCATGCGCCGCGACATTGAGGACAAAATGGACATCAGCGCCATGAACATTTACGGCCTGTCCGAAATCATGGGGCCCGGCGTTGCCATGGAATGCGAAGAAGCAAAGTGCGGCATGCATTTGTGGGAAGACCACATTCTGCCCGAGATCATTGACCCCGTTACGGGCGACCAGCTCCCCCCCGGCGAAGTGGGCGAACTGGTGCTGACCACACTGACCAAGGAAGGCATCCCCATGTTGCGCTACCGCACGCGCGACCTCACCAGCCTTGATTACACTCCCTGCCGTTGCGGTCGCACCCACGTTCGCATTTCGCGCCTCCAGGGCCGCAGCGACGACATGCTCATCATCCGTGGCGTCAACGTGTTCCCGCAGCAGATTGAGGGCATCCTGATGGAAAGCGAGGGGCTTTCCCCCAATTACCAGATCATCGTCGATCGCGTGCACAACCTTGATACCCTTGAAGTGCGCGTTGAAATGAACGAAAACCTCTTTGCAGATGAAATCCGCAAGCTGCAAATGCTTGAAGGCCGCCTGCAAAAGACCATCAAGGAATATCTGGGCGTCTCCGCCAAGGTACGCCTGATGGAACCCCGCTCCATTGAGCGCTCCGAGGGCAAGGC comes from Desulfovibrio sp. UIB00 and encodes:
- the rsfS gene encoding ribosome silencing factor; this encodes MENNTSSSPAGGTAPKRYSDAPLEEKLADVVTWLEEHKAARVVSIDMAGQGGFAEALVIASAGSVRHAQSLADGVGELCRQRNFEYLRMEGYTAGQWILVDMNDIVVNVFLEPVRELYGLEALWGKAASLAEARSGE
- a CDS encoding phenylacetate--CoA ligase translates to MLFNIKQETLPREEMEALQLRRLRDLCNRVYANVPFYRKRFDETGITPADIKSLADLKLLPFTEKQDLRNHYPYGLFAVPKDHIVRLHASSGTTGKSVVVGYTQRDLETWAELMARSLAAAGVVRSDVVHVAYGYGLFTGGLGAHYGAERLGATVVPASGGATRRQAGLLRDFGATVLCATPSYGLHLWEASMEVGVNFRDLPLRVGVFGAEPWSEAMRRDIEDKMDISAMNIYGLSEIMGPGVAMECEEAKCGMHLWEDHILPEIIDPVTGDQLPPGEVGELVLTTLTKEGIPMLRYRTRDLTSLDYTPCRCGRTHVRISRLQGRSDDMLIIRGVNVFPQQIEGILMESEGLSPNYQIIVDRVHNLDTLEVRVEMNENLFADEIRKLQMLEGRLQKTIKEYLGVSAKVRLMEPRSIERSEGKAKRIVDNRKD